The following proteins are encoded in a genomic region of Corallococcus soli:
- a CDS encoding methyl-accepting chemotaxis protein: MEVQGMKVALPEGLDSARLSLRTKILVGTGMFGIVLVGILTFAFWMQMSDGLLDELTKRSRAVGLAMAFNVAAPTAAQDAAALQQATDMALKSMPDVAYIVVRDASGKVLARASGESFASATAVEPADGDAAVDRQLTVGTLPVVETTAPVLFARPGATALRVGTVQLAVDRAALVASLSSSTWRTAGIGLLVLVVGLLAAAGMAGLFIVPLERLARAAVGIAAGDLRQQIDTAGTDEIGELARSFATMADALAHLLHDLRGAATDLEFEAANVLATSTQQSAMAHQQASAINETSTTVAEIAQTSKQATSYADAVIAQTQKSESLSAEGQKVVTESVTGMEKLGEQVKAIALAITDLNERTLQISDIIGQVKDVAEQSNLLALNASIEAAKAGEHGRGFAVVATEMRTLAEQSRMAAEQVRVLLGEVQKGTRVAVTTTDEGSRRAQAAMELARSAGNTILGLSEVIRESSGAARQIAGNTRQQTIGVEQIATAMGELTSAMSDSVEGTRRIEQVAGNLSTLSKRFSDLVGRYQL; encoded by the coding sequence GTGGAAGTGCAAGGGATGAAGGTGGCGCTGCCCGAAGGGCTGGACTCGGCGCGGCTCAGCCTGCGGACGAAGATCCTCGTCGGCACGGGCATGTTCGGCATCGTGCTGGTCGGCATCCTGACCTTCGCGTTCTGGATGCAGATGAGTGACGGCCTGCTGGACGAACTCACCAAGCGCTCGCGCGCGGTGGGGCTCGCCATGGCGTTCAACGTGGCCGCGCCCACCGCCGCCCAGGACGCGGCGGCGCTGCAGCAGGCCACCGACATGGCCCTCAAGAGCATGCCGGACGTCGCGTACATCGTCGTGCGGGACGCGTCCGGCAAGGTGCTGGCGCGCGCGTCGGGCGAGAGCTTCGCGAGCGCCACGGCGGTGGAGCCGGCGGACGGCGACGCGGCGGTGGACCGCCAGCTGACCGTGGGCACGCTGCCCGTGGTGGAGACGACGGCGCCCGTCCTCTTCGCCCGGCCGGGGGCCACGGCCCTGCGCGTGGGCACCGTGCAGCTGGCGGTGGACCGCGCGGCGCTGGTGGCGTCGCTCTCCTCGAGCACCTGGCGCACGGCGGGCATCGGCCTGCTGGTGCTGGTGGTGGGCCTGCTGGCGGCGGCCGGCATGGCGGGCCTCTTCATCGTGCCGCTGGAGCGGCTGGCCCGCGCGGCGGTGGGCATCGCGGCGGGGGACCTGCGCCAGCAGATCGACACCGCCGGGACGGACGAGATTGGCGAGCTGGCGCGCAGCTTCGCCACCATGGCGGACGCGCTGGCGCACCTGCTCCATGACCTGCGGGGCGCGGCGACGGACCTGGAGTTCGAGGCGGCGAACGTGCTGGCCACATCCACGCAGCAGTCCGCGATGGCGCACCAGCAGGCGTCCGCCATCAACGAGACCAGCACCACCGTGGCGGAGATCGCCCAGACGTCCAAGCAGGCCACGTCCTACGCGGACGCGGTCATCGCCCAGACGCAGAAGTCGGAGTCGCTCAGCGCGGAGGGCCAGAAGGTCGTCACGGAGAGCGTGACGGGCATGGAGAAGCTGGGCGAGCAGGTGAAGGCCATCGCCCTGGCCATCACCGACCTGAACGAGCGCACGCTGCAGATCAGCGACATCATCGGGCAGGTGAAGGACGTGGCGGAGCAGTCCAACCTGCTGGCCCTCAACGCCTCCATCGAGGCGGCGAAGGCGGGCGAGCACGGCCGCGGCTTCGCGGTGGTGGCCACGGAGATGCGCACGCTGGCGGAGCAGTCCCGCATGGCGGCCGAACAGGTGCGCGTGCTGCTGGGCGAGGTGCAGAAGGGCACCCGCGTGGCGGTGACGACGACGGACGAAGGCAGCAGGCGGGCACAGGCCGCGATGGAGCTGGCGCGCAGCGCTGGCAACACCATCCTGGGACTGTCGGAGGTCATCCGGGAGTCCTCGGGCGCCGCGCGGCAGATCGCCGGCAACACGCGGCAGCAGACCATCGGGGTGGAGCAGATCGCCACGGCGATGGGCGAACTGACTTCCGCCATGAGTGATTCGGTGGAGGGCACCCGGCGCATCGAACAGGTGGCCGGCAACCTCTCCACCTTGTCGAAGCGCTTCTCGGATCTAGTGGGCAGGTACCAGCTATGA
- a CDS encoding response regulator yields MNSNVTGGAKKAAKVLIVEDTKTITNLLQVYLMGWGLDFVDAPNGAVGLKRAREQKPDLIISDVQMPEMDGFALCAAIRSDPKLSETPFLLLTSLKDDASRQKGKLVGASAFLNKPVSVDDLRSKVRDFLKLPATKY; encoded by the coding sequence ATGAACAGCAACGTGACGGGCGGGGCCAAGAAGGCCGCAAAGGTGCTCATCGTGGAGGACACGAAGACCATCACCAACCTCCTCCAGGTGTACCTGATGGGCTGGGGGCTGGACTTCGTGGACGCGCCCAACGGCGCGGTGGGGCTCAAGCGGGCGCGTGAGCAGAAGCCGGACCTCATCATCTCCGACGTGCAGATGCCGGAGATGGACGGCTTCGCGCTGTGCGCCGCCATCCGCAGCGACCCGAAGTTGAGCGAAACGCCCTTCCTGCTGCTCACGTCCCTGAAGGACGACGCGAGCCGGCAGAAGGGCAAGCTCGTGGGCGCGAGCGCGTTCCTCAACAAGCCGGTTTCGGTGGATGATCTGCGCTCGAAGGTGCGGGACTTCCTCAAGCTGCCGGCCACCAAGTACTAA
- a CDS encoding hybrid sensor histidine kinase/response regulator — protein sequence MDPQLLRSIWPVFAAETREQIQAIGSKVLGLEQPATAREPDLLPSLKRVVHSLKGSAASLGLDDIERIVHAIEDGLSHVNVEEPISRTAVEAMLRGLSAIENALNRGDAGEQPVVDGVQALLQALGHGDAATAASDDGPDSGALGSEGLKILSALEAALGRLVSPKVEDRAGAVRAAVERAHALRQSAEAAQAEQVASLAEAAALGFTRMEEGGDAAGQAASEVAGALVDLRVALGLSEDPGEAPSSTPAPMATPVVPKPAARATAASEARGGAVDRAVRVSVKTLDSLALQVEHLVAGRAQQGRRTEGYRSLTDQAHEVLLHLERVASQLALSGGGTALEQLRTGVNLMRQMQKRLLEQAKEAHRDGEQHALVAQVVRDDLRDLRMVPASQVLEPLRRTVRETASRLGKEVVLELGGTDVRLDRRIVDALKDPLVHLVRNAIDHGLEMPAARRAAGKPDSGRLTVRVEARGTRIGVIVEDDGAGLDPVRVRATAVRRGLMNQEAADKLTDAQAARLIFQPGFSTRDEVTSTSGRGVGLDVVLATAQRLQGSADVEYTPGKGTRFIVDLPLTLAAALGLLVRTGNTITAIPSDTVKRVLRLDRDDIGTVAGRVVARLDGEQLTFLTLSEAIGLPRLELALESGRRQTAVLLALGDERVLYAIDEVVGQQELVVRALGKHLQGVPHLAGAAVLDDGRVVPVLNALELLRAAKPDMRSAVGETKMPRILVCDDSLTTRFAMKSLLEIAGYPVVTAADGEEAWSVLDRVHCQLVVSDWQMPRLDGVGLARRMKRHPMFRRTPIILVTSLDSQEDRMEGLEAGADGYLVKREVERGKLLDLVRQLLPTSG from the coding sequence ATGGATCCGCAGTTGTTGCGCAGCATCTGGCCGGTGTTCGCCGCGGAGACGCGGGAGCAGATTCAAGCCATCGGGTCGAAGGTGCTGGGGCTGGAGCAGCCGGCCACCGCTCGCGAGCCGGACCTCCTGCCGTCGCTCAAGCGCGTGGTGCACAGCCTCAAGGGCTCCGCGGCCAGCCTGGGACTCGACGACATCGAACGCATCGTCCACGCCATCGAGGACGGGCTGTCGCACGTCAACGTGGAGGAGCCCATCTCCCGCACCGCCGTGGAGGCGATGCTGCGGGGCCTGTCCGCCATCGAGAACGCCCTCAACCGGGGCGATGCGGGGGAGCAGCCCGTGGTGGACGGCGTCCAGGCGCTGCTCCAGGCCCTGGGCCATGGCGACGCGGCGACGGCGGCGTCGGACGACGGCCCGGACTCCGGCGCGCTGGGTTCGGAGGGCTTGAAGATCCTCTCCGCGCTGGAGGCCGCGCTGGGCCGGCTGGTGTCTCCCAAGGTGGAGGACCGGGCGGGCGCGGTGCGCGCGGCGGTGGAGCGGGCGCACGCCCTGCGCCAGAGCGCGGAGGCCGCGCAGGCGGAGCAGGTGGCGTCGCTGGCGGAGGCCGCGGCGCTGGGCTTCACGCGCATGGAGGAGGGCGGGGACGCGGCGGGGCAGGCGGCGTCGGAGGTGGCGGGCGCGCTGGTGGACCTGCGGGTGGCGCTGGGCCTGTCGGAGGACCCGGGCGAGGCCCCGTCTTCAACTCCCGCGCCCATGGCGACGCCGGTGGTGCCGAAGCCCGCGGCGCGCGCGACGGCGGCGTCCGAGGCGCGGGGTGGGGCGGTGGACCGCGCGGTGCGCGTGTCGGTGAAGACGCTGGACTCGCTCGCGCTCCAGGTGGAGCACCTGGTGGCGGGCCGCGCGCAGCAGGGCCGGCGCACGGAGGGCTACCGCTCGCTGACGGATCAAGCGCATGAGGTGCTGCTGCACCTGGAGCGCGTCGCCTCGCAGCTCGCGCTGTCCGGCGGGGGCACGGCGCTGGAGCAGCTGCGCACGGGCGTGAACCTGATGCGCCAGATGCAGAAGCGCCTCCTGGAGCAGGCGAAGGAGGCGCACCGCGACGGCGAGCAGCACGCGCTGGTGGCGCAGGTGGTGCGCGACGACCTGCGCGACCTGCGCATGGTGCCGGCCTCGCAGGTGCTGGAGCCCCTGCGGCGCACCGTGCGCGAGACGGCGTCGCGGCTGGGCAAGGAGGTGGTGCTGGAGCTGGGCGGCACCGACGTGCGGTTGGACCGGCGCATCGTGGACGCGCTGAAGGATCCGCTCGTGCACCTGGTGCGCAACGCCATCGACCACGGGCTGGAGATGCCGGCGGCGCGGCGCGCGGCGGGCAAGCCGGATTCAGGCCGGCTGACGGTGCGCGTGGAGGCGCGCGGCACCCGCATTGGCGTCATCGTGGAGGACGACGGGGCGGGCCTGGATCCGGTGCGCGTGCGCGCGACGGCGGTGCGCCGGGGCCTGATGAACCAGGAGGCGGCGGACAAGCTGACGGACGCGCAGGCCGCGCGGCTCATCTTCCAGCCGGGCTTCTCCACGCGCGACGAGGTGACGTCCACGTCGGGCCGTGGCGTGGGCCTGGACGTGGTGCTGGCCACCGCGCAGCGGCTCCAGGGCTCCGCGGACGTGGAGTACACGCCGGGCAAGGGCACGCGCTTCATCGTGGACCTGCCGCTCACGCTGGCGGCCGCGCTGGGCCTGCTGGTGCGCACCGGCAACACCATCACCGCGATCCCCTCCGACACCGTGAAGCGGGTGCTGCGGCTGGACCGGGACGACATCGGCACGGTGGCCGGACGCGTGGTGGCGCGGCTGGATGGCGAACAGCTCACGTTCCTGACGCTGTCGGAGGCCATCGGGTTGCCCCGCCTGGAGCTGGCGCTGGAGTCCGGGCGGCGGCAGACGGCGGTGCTGCTGGCGCTGGGGGACGAGCGCGTGCTGTACGCCATCGACGAGGTGGTGGGGCAGCAGGAGCTGGTCGTCCGGGCGTTGGGCAAGCACCTGCAGGGCGTCCCCCACCTGGCGGGCGCGGCGGTGCTGGACGACGGCCGCGTGGTGCCGGTGCTCAACGCGCTGGAGCTCTTGCGCGCGGCGAAGCCGGACATGCGCTCGGCCGTGGGCGAGACGAAGATGCCGCGCATCCTGGTGTGCGACGACTCGCTCACGACGCGCTTCGCGATGAAGTCGCTGCTGGAGATCGCCGGCTACCCGGTGGTGACGGCGGCGGACGGCGAGGAGGCCTGGTCCGTGCTGGACCGCGTCCACTGCCAGCTCGTCGTCAGCGACTGGCAGATGCCCCGGCTGGACGGCGTGGGCCTGGCGCGGCGGATGAAGAGGCACCCCATGTTCCGCCGCACGCCCATCATCCTGGTGACGTCGCTGGACAGCCAGGAGGACCGGATGGAGGGCCTGGAGGCCGGCGCGGACGGCTACCTCGTCAAGCGCGAGGTGGAGCGCGGCAAGCTGCTGGACCTGGTGCGGCAGCTGCTGCCGACCTCGGGCTGA
- a CDS encoding TonB family protein, with the protein MIKSDSPSPEAPGTDPLIGRTLNGRFSILEPLGVGGMGKVYRALQAPLERVVALKVLNPNFPSSRDPGFQKRFLREASLTSKLRHPNTVTVIDYGQTDDGIYYIAMEYLEGRTLAQVLGQVGPLPWMRAVSVAQQVCRSLREAHSLGIIHRDLKPANIMILSESDQELVKVLDFGLVKSVAPQEGPVSPEITQNGTFLGSPQYMAPEQARNVADARSDVYSLGIMLFQMLMGRPPFIARDHIELIFAHYKEPPPTFQAVRPDLAVPPEIEMVVRRCLEKEPSRRFQTMDELLEGLREAHMSAGGNSGVFRRMGGASTTGPYPSPPTTGPYASPIFANVGNHDGNDGLAVDISVEVPQDVQRARQRTLLMGGLVGGVVVAGLVGTLLFFMRGDSEDKPAQPVAQAAAPTQPAVAEAPSAPAAGKVRFRLMSQPSGARVFHKGKEKGTTPFILELPLGNEGSITAELTFVMEGYQTETVVTGGSGEVVLSQKLSKRRGGSERPGRVELNNATTPEDFENVAPATPGGLAAPVMMQASSANAAVPATASDTSAGALGASAATVQVSAAGSLAVPSLTTGALAPVRADAVIPFNEGMERPVMLEEGRSMAYSREALATKSEGLVAVRCTITTKGRVENCRVLKMVQHMERSVLDSLQSRVYKPIQYQGRPVNVDYTFTMRLVAPKR; encoded by the coding sequence ATGATCAAGAGCGATTCCCCGAGCCCAGAAGCCCCGGGAACGGATCCGCTCATCGGCCGGACGTTGAACGGCCGCTTCAGCATTCTGGAGCCCCTTGGCGTGGGCGGCATGGGCAAGGTGTACCGCGCCCTGCAGGCCCCGCTGGAGCGCGTGGTGGCGCTCAAGGTGCTCAACCCCAACTTCCCGAGCAGCCGCGACCCGGGCTTCCAGAAGCGCTTCCTCCGGGAAGCGTCACTGACGTCCAAGCTGCGGCACCCGAACACCGTCACCGTCATCGACTACGGGCAGACGGACGACGGCATCTACTACATCGCGATGGAGTACCTGGAGGGCCGCACGCTCGCGCAGGTGCTGGGCCAGGTGGGCCCGCTGCCGTGGATGCGCGCGGTGTCCGTCGCGCAGCAGGTGTGCCGCTCGCTGCGCGAGGCGCACAGCCTGGGCATCATCCACCGCGACCTGAAGCCCGCGAACATCATGATCCTCAGCGAGTCGGATCAGGAGCTGGTGAAGGTCCTGGACTTCGGGCTCGTGAAGTCGGTGGCGCCGCAGGAGGGGCCGGTCAGCCCTGAAATCACCCAGAACGGCACGTTCCTGGGCTCGCCGCAGTACATGGCTCCCGAGCAGGCGCGCAACGTGGCCGACGCGCGCAGCGACGTGTACTCGCTGGGCATCATGCTCTTCCAGATGCTGATGGGCCGCCCGCCGTTCATCGCGCGCGACCACATCGAGCTCATCTTCGCCCACTACAAGGAACCGCCTCCCACGTTCCAGGCCGTGCGCCCGGACCTCGCGGTGCCGCCAGAAATCGAGATGGTGGTGCGCCGCTGTCTGGAGAAGGAGCCGTCCCGGCGCTTCCAGACGATGGACGAATTGCTGGAGGGCCTGCGCGAGGCGCACATGTCCGCGGGCGGCAACAGCGGCGTGTTCCGCCGGATGGGCGGCGCCAGCACCACCGGCCCCTACCCCTCTCCGCCGACGACGGGTCCCTACGCGTCCCCCATCTTCGCCAACGTGGGCAACCACGACGGCAACGACGGGCTCGCGGTGGACATCAGCGTGGAGGTGCCGCAAGACGTGCAGCGCGCCCGCCAGCGCACGCTCCTGATGGGCGGCCTCGTCGGTGGCGTGGTGGTGGCGGGCCTCGTCGGCACGCTGCTGTTCTTCATGCGCGGCGACTCGGAGGACAAGCCCGCGCAGCCGGTGGCCCAGGCGGCCGCGCCCACCCAGCCGGCGGTGGCGGAGGCCCCGTCGGCCCCCGCGGCGGGCAAGGTGCGCTTCCGGCTGATGAGCCAGCCGTCCGGCGCGCGCGTCTTCCACAAGGGCAAGGAGAAGGGCACCACGCCCTTCATCCTGGAGCTGCCGCTGGGCAACGAGGGCAGCATCACCGCGGAGCTGACGTTCGTGATGGAGGGCTACCAGACGGAGACGGTCGTCACCGGCGGCTCCGGCGAGGTGGTGCTGTCGCAGAAGCTGTCGAAGCGCCGGGGCGGTTCGGAGCGTCCGGGCCGCGTGGAGCTGAACAACGCCACCACCCCGGAGGACTTCGAGAACGTGGCCCCCGCGACGCCGGGCGGCCTGGCCGCGCCGGTGATGATGCAGGCGAGTTCGGCCAACGCCGCCGTGCCCGCCACCGCGAGCGACACGTCCGCGGGCGCGCTCGGCGCGTCGGCCGCGACGGTGCAGGTGAGCGCCGCGGGCAGCCTCGCGGTGCCCTCGCTGACGACCGGCGCGCTGGCCCCCGTCCGGGCCGACGCCGTCATCCCCTTCAACGAAGGCATGGAGCGTCCGGTGATGCTGGAGGAGGGCCGGTCCATGGCCTACTCGCGCGAAGCCCTCGCCACCAAGTCGGAGGGGCTCGTGGCGGTGCGCTGCACCATCACCACCAAGGGCCGCGTGGAGAACTGCCGCGTCCTGAAGATGGTGCAGCACATGGAGCGCTCGGTGCTGGATTCGCTCCAGTCCCGCGTCTACAAGCCCATCCAGTACCAGGGCCGTCCGGTGAACGTCGACTACACGTTCACCATGCGCCTCGTCGCCCCGAAGCGCTGA
- a CDS encoding HAMP domain-containing histidine kinase, with protein sequence METTLTAVAEQALRKGTRAGLEALLKATLRLTGATGAALYEGRACVMKVGRPPAHHDATKKPGARNAALHIWPAPLTTSQRHVVARFNAFAPALLKAHAREVAQGERQARLLEAKLRLERTVVTLEKRRSRAAHDLRTPLMVIRGYVDMMLKGTAGPLNAQMQRYLERLAKSGTEQKELIDRRLSPLAPGLDDLRPVLERAFAPTPGRRRGPPLLTLPAQQPVSVKGARADWELLTRTVARSTANAVAVDVHLGPAPDASQWQLRVQACPGTPLPPRTESVLRHLAGRLGGTLAVQREPRLEITVRCPRDEVFAVPAHR encoded by the coding sequence GTGGAAACGACGCTGACGGCGGTGGCCGAGCAGGCGCTGCGCAAGGGAACACGCGCGGGCCTGGAGGCCCTCCTGAAGGCGACATTGCGGCTGACCGGCGCTACCGGCGCGGCCCTCTACGAAGGACGGGCGTGCGTGATGAAGGTGGGGCGTCCCCCCGCGCATCACGACGCGACGAAGAAGCCGGGCGCGCGAAACGCCGCCCTCCACATCTGGCCGGCGCCGCTGACGACGTCCCAGCGCCACGTGGTCGCGCGCTTCAATGCGTTCGCCCCCGCGCTGCTCAAGGCGCACGCGCGGGAGGTGGCCCAGGGCGAGCGGCAGGCGCGCCTGCTTGAAGCGAAGCTGCGCCTGGAGCGCACGGTGGTGACGCTGGAGAAGCGTCGCTCCCGCGCGGCGCATGACCTGCGCACGCCCCTGATGGTCATCCGGGGCTACGTGGACATGATGCTCAAGGGCACCGCGGGGCCGCTCAACGCGCAGATGCAGCGCTACCTGGAGCGGCTGGCGAAGTCCGGCACGGAGCAGAAGGAGCTCATCGACCGGCGGCTGTCACCCCTGGCCCCGGGCCTGGACGACCTGCGCCCCGTGCTGGAGCGCGCCTTCGCGCCCACGCCCGGGCGCCGCCGGGGGCCGCCCCTGCTGACGCTGCCGGCGCAGCAGCCGGTGAGCGTCAAGGGCGCCCGCGCGGACTGGGAGCTGCTCACCCGCACCGTGGCCCGGAGCACCGCCAACGCCGTGGCCGTGGACGTCCACCTGGGCCCCGCGCCGGACGCGTCCCAGTGGCAGCTGCGGGTCCAGGCATGTCCGGGCACGCCCCTGCCCCCGCGCACCGAGTCCGTGCTGCGCCACCTGGCAGGGCGCCTGGGAGGCACGCTGGCCGTGCAGCGGGAGCCCCGGCTCGAAATCACCGTGCGCTGTCCGCGGGATGAGGTCTTCGCCGTGCCCGCCCACCGCTAA
- a CDS encoding chemotaxis protein CheW → MAETPKSPVQPQVRRVSVQQRLTALEAEQVLLRQELASLQGELRLPGLYLTVEAGNTSALVPARLVREVVRLVALDPLPGAPAHVAGTFIYRGSPAVVVDLARMLGVKRVPDLDSHLVVVETGRTVALLVDRVRDLVETPVLLDGTPGGEEALPWDGTGLMAGLCRTPEGLRPLLRTSAVLTGMEGL, encoded by the coding sequence ATGGCCGAAACCCCCAAATCCCCCGTTCAACCCCAGGTCCGCCGGGTCTCCGTGCAGCAGCGGCTGACCGCCTTGGAGGCGGAGCAGGTGCTGCTGCGGCAGGAGCTTGCCTCCCTGCAGGGCGAGCTGCGTCTGCCCGGCCTCTACCTGACCGTGGAAGCAGGCAACACGTCCGCGCTGGTGCCTGCCCGGCTGGTGCGCGAGGTGGTGCGGCTGGTGGCGTTGGATCCGCTCCCCGGCGCGCCCGCGCACGTGGCGGGGACGTTCATCTACCGCGGCAGCCCTGCGGTGGTGGTGGATCTGGCGCGGATGCTGGGCGTCAAGCGCGTGCCGGACCTGGACTCGCACCTGGTGGTGGTGGAGACGGGCCGCACGGTGGCGCTGCTGGTGGACCGCGTGCGCGACCTGGTGGAGACGCCGGTGCTGCTGGACGGCACGCCGGGCGGCGAGGAGGCCCTGCCGTGGGACGGCACCGGGCTGATGGCGGGGCTGTGCCGCACCCCTGAAGGCCTGCGTCCGCTGCTGCGCACGAGCGCCGTGCTGACCGGGATGGAGGGCCTGTGA
- a CDS encoding chemotaxis protein CheW, producing MPADDPNFQPIDFEELKASLDAAQMLLEGGQVVSAHRRREVLHTRAVALANSRHETRQEVVTVLAFQVGGERYAVRIEMVDHVLEARGMCALPGAPRHVLGALVSRSRIVPVLDLRQLLGLEGGGMSDLSKVLVVEVEDEAFGLAAEVVDGRKELPRAELSQPPPGPFLFLTPDRLTVLDLTQLGNPAAARRG from the coding sequence ATGCCAGCCGACGACCCCAATTTCCAGCCCATCGACTTCGAGGAGCTGAAGGCTTCGCTCGACGCGGCGCAGATGCTGCTCGAGGGGGGCCAGGTGGTGAGCGCCCACAGGCGGCGCGAGGTGCTGCACACGCGCGCGGTGGCGCTGGCCAACTCGCGTCACGAGACGCGCCAGGAGGTCGTCACGGTGCTGGCCTTCCAGGTGGGCGGCGAGCGGTACGCGGTGCGCATTGAAATGGTGGACCACGTGCTGGAGGCGCGCGGCATGTGCGCGCTGCCCGGGGCGCCGCGTCACGTGCTGGGGGCGCTGGTGAGCCGCTCGCGCATCGTGCCGGTGTTGGACCTGCGGCAGCTGCTGGGGCTGGAGGGCGGTGGCATGTCCGACCTCAGCAAGGTGCTGGTGGTGGAGGTGGAGGACGAGGCGTTCGGCCTGGCGGCGGAAGTGGTGGATGGACGCAAGGAGCTGCCGCGCGCGGAGCTGTCCCAGCCGCCGCCGGGCCCGTTCCTGTTCCTGACGCCGGACCGGCTCACGGTGCTGGACCTGACACAGCTGGGCAACCCGGCGGCCGCTCGACGCGGCTAG
- a CDS encoding CheR family methyltransferase, producing the protein MSDGLLDDATLAKVEEVLQGACGLTLASSLRRSLEPALSRAALARGLSEVTFLRQLLLREPVAVEAFIEHAVIGETYFFRHPEHLRALASRARVHPGTFHVWSAGCASGEEPYSIAMALMAAGLGDGGRFRVLATDVSGRALLRAKTAVYSPWSLRRIEPDLERRFLTLLPGQPGQDPQHGVVPEVMRAVDFRRHNLATDAVPSMGFQAIFCRNVLIYFTPELVRVVLARLVSALAPGGLLFVSPAEVPLTNGLGLETLDAEGTPVLRVPLEPWPALEAASAHARRDTPVSLTAAALRRDTPPPANVVRLESRRPAPAPASRPPVPPAAAVVARPPPSPAVAKARPGDENGLLTRALAAAQAGNFEDAEALAREAARSMCPEAYLLLAMVAEARGDLFAAVEAVRKALYLEPQLAMGHATLVALYSRLDRRDEAERARQNALRALDGLDDEHPLRGVETTMTAGGLRQALSPRPSQVGWQGAR; encoded by the coding sequence GTGAGCGACGGGCTCCTCGACGACGCCACGCTCGCGAAGGTCGAGGAGGTGCTCCAGGGCGCCTGCGGCCTGACGCTCGCGAGCAGCCTGCGTCGCTCGTTGGAGCCCGCGCTGTCCCGCGCGGCGCTGGCGCGGGGCCTGTCGGAGGTGACCTTCCTGCGCCAGCTGCTGCTGCGTGAGCCGGTGGCGGTGGAGGCGTTCATCGAGCACGCCGTCATTGGCGAGACGTACTTCTTCCGCCACCCGGAGCACCTGCGCGCGCTGGCGTCGCGGGCGCGCGTCCACCCGGGCACGTTCCACGTCTGGAGCGCGGGCTGCGCGAGCGGCGAGGAGCCCTACAGCATCGCCATGGCGCTGATGGCCGCGGGGCTGGGGGACGGTGGGCGCTTCCGCGTGCTGGCGACGGACGTGTCGGGCCGGGCGCTGCTGCGCGCGAAGACGGCCGTGTACAGCCCGTGGTCGCTGCGCCGCATCGAGCCGGACCTGGAGCGGCGCTTCCTCACCCTGCTGCCGGGCCAGCCGGGCCAGGATCCGCAGCACGGCGTGGTGCCGGAGGTGATGCGCGCGGTGGACTTCCGCCGCCACAACCTGGCCACGGACGCGGTGCCGTCCATGGGGTTCCAGGCCATCTTCTGCCGCAACGTCCTCATCTACTTCACGCCGGAGCTGGTGCGCGTGGTGCTGGCGCGGCTGGTGTCCGCGCTCGCGCCGGGCGGGCTGCTCTTCGTGTCGCCCGCGGAGGTGCCGCTCACCAACGGGCTGGGGCTGGAGACGCTGGACGCGGAGGGCACGCCCGTCCTGCGCGTGCCGCTGGAGCCGTGGCCCGCGCTGGAGGCCGCGTCCGCGCACGCGCGCCGGGACACGCCGGTGTCCCTGACCGCCGCCGCGCTCCGCCGGGACACGCCGCCTCCGGCCAACGTGGTGCGGCTGGAGTCGCGCCGTCCCGCGCCCGCGCCCGCGTCGCGCCCTCCCGTGCCCCCGGCCGCGGCGGTCGTGGCGCGGCCGCCCCCGTCGCCTGCCGTGGCGAAGGCCCGGCCCGGAGACGAGAACGGCCTGCTGACGCGCGCGCTGGCGGCGGCGCAGGCGGGGAACTTCGAGGACGCCGAGGCCCTGGCGCGCGAGGCGGCCCGGTCGATGTGCCCGGAGGCCTACCTGCTGCTGGCGATGGTGGCCGAGGCGCGGGGCGACCTGTTCGCGGCGGTGGAGGCGGTGCGCAAGGCGCTGTACCTGGAGCCGCAATTGGCGATGGGACATGCGACGCTGGTGGCGCTCTACAGCCGCCTGGACCGGCGCGACGAGGCGGAGCGCGCGCGGCAGAACGCGCTGCGTGCGTTGGATGGGTTGGATGACGAGCACCCGCTGCGAGGGGTGGAGACGACGATGACCGCAGGCGGGCTCCGACAGGCGCTCTCTCCGCGGCCTTCGCAGGTGGGTTGGCAGGGCGCGCGCTGA